The Vespula vulgaris chromosome 10, iyVesVulg1.1, whole genome shotgun sequence nucleotide sequence cttttcattaattaagaaaattacgaAGTATCCAAATTATTGATCTTTACGTTCTCGCATATCGTTTTATACATTTCAGGTGACTGTCTTTATTTTATAGGAAACATGATTTAGAAAGGATATTATAACGAAATGAATGTCATGGTCGCACTTGCTCGCACATACTTCTAATCATTTTAGTTTACTTTTCTCGCACatatttctaatcattttagTTTACTTTCCTAAGGTTTGCTATACAACGattgtttttttatgttattggaattttcgattttttagtGTTAAGAAATAAACCTACCTctattctattaaatatatatactatacatatatacaatatacatacacgagtGTACTTATGCATTTTTCTATTGACGAATTTTAACtttgacgaaaagaaaaacttagaAATTATCAAGATTAActttagtaataattattgaattttcatGGATCAGAAGGCAAGGCGAAATTGGTGCGAGATCATTAATACATAAACAATCTAAGATGATGCTTTAATTGACTGCTAGGaagatttgtttatttctaaatatattaagTACATTAATAAGGAGAGAACGACACGAATTATATTATCTGATATTAGACGAAAACtaattctctatttctcgttAACAttgtttatgaaatattaatgtttaatctatggtattttatgtatatatatatatttatggtatatatatatatatatatatatatatatatatatatatatatatatatacacacacatatatcgaCGTGTTATTGTGTGAAAATATATCCAAAGAATGCACTACTGTCGTATGTTACACATGTATTTACGATTGGATCGCATGATTGGCTCGTTAAACGTCTGATTGATTCTTTAGGTGATAGATACTATTGAAAAATCAAAAGTATACGtgtaatcaaataaaaatgaatgtttGAAAATGTACAAGCGTACTTATCGAGCAAGTATTATTACGTGTACTtgcaaaagaatatataatactcgCGAGATCCTATTTTTTAATCGGATTAACATCATCCTagtattaaataagaaaacttGTAAAACATTTGGAAAATGATCTTTCAATAAAATGTGGGCTCGTAAGGTTTGAATAACAGTTCCTTCATCTGCCATTCGGATGTCTACGTAATACCTTACCTCAACTTTGTCGTACACGGTTgttgaatataatttaaacaaaatccTCTATTTCCAACATCATTAGGTGCTTCGGTTGCATCTGTATGAAAGATTAATCTGAAAGGTTTGACAGTACCTGAAATAAAacgcaaaaatatttttatttgattattgaacatatataaaataaaaaagaatacttttTGTTGAAAGGGATTGTGATGCAAATAATGAGAATACTTACTAATGACCGAAGATGAGTTAAGGTTTTGATTATCGGCATTAAAGGTACCGCCACATAATCGGTCTACACAAGTAGTGGACATTGAAGGAGATTTGCCTACGTTAATCGCACAAGGAATCATCAGCCAATCTGTTTGACACATGGCACCTGTCATAGAAGCTATTTGGGTTCCTTGAGTATTACCCGTTAAAGTGAATGCATTATTACGAGACATTTGTCCTGAACCACTATTAGATACCATCGTAGctgtaacatttatattttatcgaaatttattcgatcaacAAGAagacatgtatatatatgtgtatacaagACGAGGTAATACTAATATTTGAATGACTCCCAAGTTATACGTTCTATGAAAAATCGTTTCGTGCTAATGTTAGATAGTTTCCTATTAAGATTACTTATGACAAACATTGCCAACTTTGTTTTACTGAAATCTTTAGTGATATACAAACTTCAACTTAAagttaaacaaaacaaatttttgaGGAACTAAACAGAATATCTAAGTATCAAGTAAAcccaataaaatttaatatattttatatatatagaattttgaTGTTATCTCGAGTTTCgtattaaaaagtaagaaatttcatataaaaaaacagGATTGATAttcaaatttgtataaaataatatagctAATTTTGTTTAAGGAACGACTTATAAATGGATAGATTCAAAAGACTAAGattccattttttattgtttattttcgtCATATGAACTCTATaacatgaaatttttattttattacgctTAAAATATAACCAcctgataaatatatattctcgttctttcaaaaataatcttttcaaataaatgCGTTATtcaaatgattattttctttgtggCTTTTAAAGAgcaaaaatttatcaaacatttaatttaaatattatatttcattcgtaataaattaaaaattcatgttACAACGTTTCGataaatgacaaaaataaaaaattcattatttttttaaatcccttCGTAACTTTTAGGTCaccttattaaatattttttttgtcgcACCTTCATCCGAACATGGCATATATTGAACACCACAAAAGTTTCTTTCCATTCTGATGCATATACTGTAATCCTGATTGGACAATTGTAAGCCGGTCGAGGCATCGAAAttgaatgattttatttgCCCTGATACACCGGTAAAATATTGCAAACATCCTTCTTCGGCTCTATAAATTGTGTTACAGCGAATCTGTGAGATTCGGACTTTCCAGGATCGTGGAAAGGAACTTCCGCTCGTGACGAATGTCAGTGCAATGGGATTAGTTTGTCCTATACCAGCATCGATGTACACtgtgaaaaacaaagaaaacgtGTCTTTGGCCAATgatgaatttcattttattcgagactcgtattaaaataaaaatctaacttACTGTGGTTGTCATTATTAGTTCCACAAATGGTTGGTACTGGATTACCCCCAGAAACAATAAATTGATCGTAAGTGCATAGATTGTTGATCGTCTCGGGTCCTCTTATCGTAAATTGTACAAAATCCAGTCTATAAACAGTTAAAAATCTTATtgaattatgtataaatataaatgtattctcGCGTGCgctatttaaaattaaataaatttttaaagactGAACACGAAGTTATAAATCGTTTATTAGACATAAAGAAACTAATATATCATATGAAGTATGtcaataattgaaaaaaagacgTATTTGTTTGTTcagtctaaaaaaaaagtattaattttaaatgcgaatactttttttttacccatTGTACGTATACCAGATATGTAAATCTGGAAACGATCAAAGAGTACTTCTTTTTCACCTAAATTGGCACACATCCGGATGCAACTTCAAAAGAGTCAGCTGACAAGAGTCCGTACCATCAAACGTCGATGGATAATTAGGATTAACgaaataagtattattatcgttgatcGTTTGTCCGCATGAGGCCATGACTAAACGACAAaggtaatatcgatttttggaaataaata carries:
- the LOC127067278 gene encoding cubilin-like isoform X2; this encodes MSALQNVRMAQNKREKRLFPLFTVVRFENNACGGLNGENGTCISSTECSQRGGISSGVCANGYGVCCIVMASCGQTINDNNTYFVNPNYPSTFDGTDSCQLTLLKLHPDVCQFRLDFVQFTIRGPETINNLCTYDQFIVSGGNPVPTICGTNNDNHMYIDAGIGQTNPIALTFVTSGSSFPRSWKVRISQIRCNTIYRAEEGCLQYFTGVSGQIKSFNFDASTGLQLSNQDYSICIRMERNFCGVQYMPCSDEATMVSNSGSGQMSRNNAFTLTGNTQGTQIASMTGAMCQTDWLMIPCAINVGKSPSMSTTCVDRLCGGTFNADNQNLNSSSVISTVKPFRLIFHTDATEAPNDVGNRGFCLNYIQQPCTTKLR
- the LOC127067278 gene encoding uncharacterized protein LOC127067278 isoform X1; the encoded protein is MFDKRYLTILIINFIAISIEIDAWNIWKIQKFPERRRLWQTNENRSQESYDPETHMSALQNVRMAQNKREKRLFPLFTVVRFENNACGGLNGENGTCISSTECSQRGGISSGVCANGYGVCCIVMASCGQTINDNNTYFVNPNYPSTFDGTDSCQLTLLKLHPDVCQFRLDFVQFTIRGPETINNLCTYDQFIVSGGNPVPTICGTNNDNHMYIDAGIGQTNPIALTFVTSGSSFPRSWKVRISQIRCNTIYRAEEGCLQYFTGVSGQIKSFNFDASTGLQLSNQDYSICIRMERNFCGVQYMPCSDEATMVSNSGSGQMSRNNAFTLTGNTQGTQIASMTGAMCQTDWLMIPCAINVGKSPSMSTTCVDRLCGGTFNADNQNLNSSSVISTVKPFRLIFHTDATEAPNDVGNRGFCLNYIQQPCTTKLR